The following proteins are encoded in a genomic region of Fusarium keratoplasticum isolate Fu6.1 chromosome 9, whole genome shotgun sequence:
- a CDS encoding Terpene cyclase/mutase family member gives MAIVTGSDVTAVKVKSRKRAADSEPEVKQGLAFPKQPRIEAKIDKTRWRIKDDDSNHTWHYLADDEAAKEWPQSYAEKWYLNLPLDLPELPKPDSPLAAATNGLEFFEKLQLPSGHWGCEYGGPMFLLPGIVIAWYVTKTPIPSAHATEIKNYLSARAHPEDGGWGLHIEGESTVFGTALNYTVLRLIGVDPEDPMMVKARGTLHKLGGTLYAPHWAKFWLAVLGVVDWDIVNPVPPELWLLPDWVPFAPWRWWIHIRMVFLPMGYLYSRRWSCEETDVIRGLKQELFPENYASINWAKHRNSITVVDNYHPKSWLLNTANWFLANIWQPYLRPNYIKDKAEAWVSKQVDMEDANTDYADLAPVNAAMNTVMCYVRDGPGAYSVKRHVERLEEFLWVKDEGMLANGTNGVQCWDTAFTIQAIFEAGLHNDERWRPMLLKSLHYLERQQIRENCVDQDICYRQPRKGGWPFSNRDQGYGVSDCISEALKAIILLQKTEGFPQVLEDQRIFDAVDTLLLYQNQDTGAMSSYERRRGGEWMEMLNAAEVFGRIMIEYDYPECTTACVTALSLFQEHWPDYRTDEINKVIREATEWIKTNQRPDGSWYGSWGICFTYASMFALESMAHVGQTYATGINAKRGCDFLLSKQRPDGGWSESYKACETMEYHEHPSGSLVVQTAWALIGLFEAEYPDVEPLKKGIQFIMDRQQPNGEWLQEAIEGVFNKSCMISYPNYKFSFTIKALGMFAKRFPEEKIVPRTGPQVADEERRPSVIMKLFSRKKTMAVEANLELAISQAEFFNQMVNIGESESGTSPTPSDLEEVQSTHTGEITPVVLRSQLDVLGNNQPPDEPPGDAILAEEPPAEELSTDEIPED, from the exons ATGGCAATTGTGACTGGAAGTGACGTCACGGccgtcaaggtcaagtcgCGTAAGCGCGCCGCCGACTCGGAGCCGGAAGTGAAACAGGGCCTCGCATTCCCCAAGCAGCCGcgcatcgaggccaagatcgacaagacgagatggaggatcaaggacgacgacagcaACCACACCTGGCACTACCTGGCCGACGATGAAGCCGCAAAGGAATGGCCGCAGAGCTATGCTGAGAAGTGGTACTTGAATCTGCCTCTG GATCTCCCCGAGTTGCCAAAGCCCGATAGCCCATTGGCCGCCGCGACGAATGGCCTCGAGTTCTTTGAAAAGCTTCAGCTTCCCAGCGGTCACTGGGGTTGCGAGTATGGCGGTCCCatgttcctcctccccggcatcgtcatcgcttGGTACGTGACCAAGACGCCGATTCCCTCTGCGCATGCGACCGAGATCAAGAACTACCTGTCGGCACGAGCACACCCAGAGGATGGTGGCTGGGGTTTACACATTGAGGGCGAAAGCACCGTGTTTGGCACAGCGCTGAACTATACGGTTCTTCGACTGATAGGGGTGGACCCTGAAGACCCCATGATGGTGAAGGCAAGGGGCACACTTCACAAGCTGGGAGGCACCTTGTATGCGCCGCACTGGGCCAAGTTCTGGCTGGCCGTGCTGGGCGTGGTGGACTGGGATATTGTCAACCCTGTGCCCCCCGAGCTTTGGCTTCTCCCTGACTGGGTGCCGTTTGCCCCATGGCGGTGGTGGATTCATATCCGCATGGTGTTTCTGCCCATGGGTTACCTCTATTCCAGGAGGTGGAGCTGTGAAGAGACCGATGTGATTCGAGGGTTGAAGCAGGAGCTGTTCCCTGAGAATTATGCCAGCATCAACTGGGCCAAGCACCGAAACAGTATCACTGTCGTCGACAACTACCATCCAAAGTCATGGTTGCTCAACACGGCCAATTGGTTCTTGGCCAACATCTGGCAACCATATCTCAGACCCAACTacatcaaagacaaggcGGAAGCTTGGGTCAGCAAGCAGGTTGACATGGAGGATGCTAATACGGATTATGCCGACCTAGCTCCCGTCAACGCAGCCATGAATACCGTCATGTGCTACGTCCGCGACGGTCCCGGTGCGTATAGTGTGAAGAGGCATGTCGAGCGCCTCGAGGAGTTCTTGTGGGTCAAGGACGAAGGAATGCTCGCCAACGGCACCAACGGTGTGCAATGTTGGGATACGGCCTTTACGATCCAGGCCATCTTTGAAGCTGGTCTTCATAATGACGAGAGGTGGAGGCCCATGTTGCTGAAATCACTTCATTATCTAGAGCGCCAGCAGATTCGGGAGAACTGCGTGGACCAAGACATATGCTACCGACAGCCTCGCAAGGGTGGCTGGCCATTTAGCAACAGAGACCAAGGCTACGGTGTTAGCGACTGTATCTCGGAAgctctcaaggccatcattcTGCTCCAAAAGACAGAAGGCTTCCCCCAGGTTCTTGAAGACCAGCGCATCTTTGACGCTGTGGACACCCTGCTGCTGTATCAGAACCAAGACACGGGCGCCATGTCGTCATACGAGAGGCGCAGAGGTGGGGAGTGGATGGAGATGctcaacgccgccgaggtGTTTGGTAGAATCATGATCGAATACGACTACCCCGAGTGCACGACAGCCTGCGTGACAGCTCTGTCGCTGTTCCAGGAGCACTGGCCCGATTACCGAACCGATGAGATCAACAAGGTGATCCGAGAGGCAACCGAGTGGATCAAGACCAACCAGCGACCTGACGGCAGCTGGTATGGAAGTTGGGGCATCTGCTTCACCTACGCCTCCATGTTTGCGCTTGAAAGCATGGCACATGTTGGACAGACATATGCCACAGGGATCAACGCAAAGCGTGGATGTGAttttctcctctccaagCAGAGACCCGACGGCGGGTGGTCAGAAAGCTACAAG GCCTGTGAAACCATGGAGTACCATGAGCACCCCTCAGGTTCCCTTGTCGTACAAACCGCATGGGCCCTGATCGGCCTCTTCGAGGCAGAATACCCCGACGTGGAGCCCCTGAAGAAGGGAATCCAGTTCATCATGGACCGGCAGCAGCCCAACGGGGAGTGGCTGCAAGAGGCGATCGAGGGTGTGTTTAACAAGTCGTGCATGATCTCGTACCCCAACTACAAGTTTagcttcaccatcaaggcGCTGGGCATGTTTGCAAAGAGGTTCCCAGAGGAAAAAATTGTGCCGAG GACAGGTCCGCAGGTCGCTGACGAGGAACGACGTCCCTCCGTCATCATGAAACTCTTTTCTCGCAAGAAAACCATGGCCGTGGAAGCAAACTTAGAACTTGCCATCTCGCAGGCTGAATTCTTTAACCAAATGGTCAACATCGGCGAATCTGAGTCGGGGACGTCTCCAACGCCTTCAGATCTGGAGGAAGTGCAGTCTACCCACACTGGCGAAATCACCCCCGTCGTACTGCGTTCGCAGCTCGATGTGCTTGGGAACAATCAACCACCAGACGAACCGCCAGGAGACGCAATTCTAGCAGAAGAGCCCCCAGCGGAAGAACTTTCAACAGATGAGATTCCAGAAGACTAG
- a CDS encoding TP6A-N domain-containing protein encodes MNFSRPTAHQSATPQLTHHIQADEAQRLTAAANDHDSADTNTTAGGPNVGIVVARIENILSQIIDSVSACQELSIAFTPRRPARSRGQPDEVRFPGRNQQEAVKFARILLILQLSHDALVSGTILTKRHIFYQHQDLFERQTQVDDLVDDIAFTLGIGRADLNIVAASKGVLAGPLTIHLTDGTSLDPCSGDLGVAIPAIQSVSAVHLHHVKWFLVVEKDAIFRSLCSSQFWRNSLFGPGVLVTAKGYPDLTTRSFLNYISTRHPQLPMLALVDYDPDGVRILRCYRHGSDRLSHEADLDTQAIQWLGIKSDQLIQECADTNSIDPRLFYQSSQSTQVSITSTACREPISYLGLRERGVAVSALKKLGSFSSSDTETLELRRELQVMIALGVKAEIEWLDESGDLCRWLDNEIGTALSFSPTL; translated from the exons ATGAACTTTTCAAGGCCCACCGCTCATCAATCTGCTACACCTCAACTAACACACCACATCCAAGCCGACGAGGCCCAACGActgacagcagcagcaaacGATCACGACAGTGCCGATACGAATACGACGGCGGGCGGACCTAACGTCGGGATTGTCGTGGCCCGCATCGAAAACATCCTGTCGCAAATCATTGACTCCGTCTCCGCCTGCCAAGAGCTGTCAATCGCTTTCACGCCGCGGAGACCGGCGCGGAGCCGTGGTCAGCCTGATGAGGTCCGCTTCCCCGGCCGAAACCAGCAAGAGGCCGTCAAGTTTG CACGCATCCTTCTTATTCTCCAGTTATCACATGACGCTCTTGTGTCTGGGACAATTCTGACGAAGCG GCACATCTTTTACCAACATCAGGATCTATTTGAGAGGCAGACCCAAGTTGATGACCTTGTGGACGACATTGCCTTCACTTTAGGCATTGGCCGCGCTGATTTGAACATT GTTGCAGCTTCGAAGGGTGTCTTGGCCGGTCCATTGACCATTCACCTGACCGATGGCACATCTCTGGATCCCTGTTCTGGCGACCTG GGAGTTGCCATCCCGGCCATCCAGTCAGTCTCTGCAGtccacctccaccatgtCAAGTGGTTTCTAGTCGTCGAAAAGGAT GCCATCTTCCGATCCTTGTGCTCATCTCAATTCTGGAGAAACTCATTGTTTGGCCCTGGTGTGCTCGTCACC GCCAAAGGATACCCTGATCTGACCACTCGTTCGTTCTTGAACTATATCAGCACGCGCCATCCTCAATTGCCAATGCTCGCATTGGTAGACTACGACCCCGACGGTGTCCGAATTTTGAGATGCTACCGTCACGGATCCGATAGACTGAGCCACGAAGCTGACCTCGATACGCAAGCAATTCAATGGCTGGGCATCAAATCCGACCAGTTGATTCAAGAGTGCGCCGACACCAATTCTATAGACCCGCGTCTTTTTTACCAGAGCAGCCAGTCTACACAAGTGTCCATTACATCTACCGCGTGCCGCGAGCCCATATCGTATTTGGGTCTGAGGGAGCGAGGGGTGGCAGTTTCGGCTCTCAAGAAGCTAGGAAGCTTTTCGTCGAGTGACACTGAAACACTCGAACTGAGGCGAGAGCTTCAGGTCATGATTGCCCTTGGAGTCAAAGCTGAGATCGAGTGGCTTGATGAGTCTGGGGATCTATGTCGATGGCTGGACAATGAGATAGGCACTGCTCTGTCTTTCAGCCCTACCCTATGA
- a CDS encoding Fn3-like domain-containing protein, with product MASLCSLLLTGLLASVANAQQYDGRDREEDAFSYIQPKDTVILGQYGHSPSVPAPNVSGIGWETAFAKAQQFLSELTLEEKSDLVTGQPGPCVGNIVAIPRLGFNGLCLQDGPLAIRTVDYASVFSAGVSAASTWDKAILYERGLAMGKEFKAKGAHVALSPVAGPLGRSAYSGRNWEGFSPDPYLTGVAMEKTIQGHQDAGVQATAKHYIGNEQETMRNPTKDPNGTVTDVLQDAVSANIDDRTLHEIYLWPFANAVHAKAASFMCSYNRINGSYGCQNSKTLNGILKEELGFQGYVMSDWGATHAGVASIESGLDMDMPGSIGFGDRRKGSMFGGNVTLAVNNGTLDVARVDDMILRIMTPYFWLGQDQDFPSIDPSSADLNTFSPRSTWIREYNLTGERSRDVRGNHGEIIRRHGAEATVLLKNEKNVLPLKAPKSIAVFGNDAGEDTQGFLNQKNFEYGTLVAGGGSGTGRLTYLVTPLAAINARAKNDGSIVQQWLNNTLIINSNVTDLWIPTPPEVCLVFLKTWAEEAADREHLDSDWHGNEVVESVAKSCNNTIVVTHSSGINTLPWADHPNVTAILAAHYPGQESGNSIVDVLYGDVNPSGRLPYTIAYNGSDYNAPPTTGVNTTGQYDWQSWFDEKLEIDYRYFDAHNISVRYEFGFGLSYSTFELSNIQAEPLVDGITSKPEAQPVQPGGNPALWEGVYNVSVAVTNTGSLNGATIPQLYVTFPESTPEGTPPKQLRGFEKVWLAPGQSQTVGFELMRRDISYWDIISQEWLIPSGEFTLSVGFSSRDLKEVAKITPVNA from the exons ATGGCCAGCCTTTGTTCTCTGTTATTGACAGGCCTTCTGGCCTCGGTCGCCAATGCTCAACAGTATGATGGTCGTGATCGTGAAGAAGACGCCTTCAGTTATATCCAACCCAAAGACACTGTGATCCTTGGACAATACGGGCACTCGCCTTCCGTCCCAGCTC CAAATGTGTCCGGCATCGGCTGGGAAACTGCCTTTGCCAAAGCCCAACAGTTCCTGTCCGAGTTGACCCTCGAGGAAAAGTCGGATCTCGTCACGGGCCAGCCCGGTCCTTGCGTCGGAAACATCGTGGCCATCCCACGTCTCGGCTTCAACGGCCTCTGTCTCCAGGATGGCCCTCTAGCCATCCGAACAGTCGACTATGCCAGCGTCTTCTCTGCCGGTGTTTCGGCAGCCTCTACCTGggacaaggccatcttgTATGAGCGTGGTCTTGCCATGGGCAAGGAGTTTAAGGCCAAGGGTGCTCATGTCGCCCTCTCGCCCGTCGCCGGACCCCTCGGACGTTCCGCATACTCGGGACGAAACTGGGAGGGCTTCTCCCCAGACCCCTACCTGACCGGTGTCGCCATGGAGAAGACcatccaaggccaccaagacgCTGGCGTGCAAGCCACCGCAAAGCACTACATCGGTAACGAGCAGGAGACGATGCGAAACCCCACAAAGGACCCCAATGGCACCGTCACCGACGTGCTTCAGGACGCCGTCTCTGCCAACATTGACGACAGGACTCTGCACGAGATCTACCTCTGGCCCTTTGCCAACGCCGTCCATGCTAAGGCCGCGAGCTTCATGTGCTCGTACAATCGTATCAACGGCTCCTACGGATGCCAAAACTCAAAGACCCtcaatggcatcttgaaggaggagctcggctTCCAAGGTTATGTCATGTCCGACTGGGGTGCCACGCATGCTGGTGTCGCTTCCATCGAGAGTGGCCTTGACATGGACATGCCCGGCAGTATTGGCTTTGGTGATCGCAGAAAGGGCTCAATGTTTGGTGGAAACGTCACTCTCGCCGTCAACAACGGAACCCTCGACGTTGCGCGTGTCGATGACATGATTCTTCGCATCATGACCCCTTACTTCTGGCTtggacaagaccaagacttCCCCTCCATTGACCCATCCTCAGCCGACCTCAACACCTTCTCTCCCCGATCCACCTGGATCCGTGAGTACAACCTCACCGGCGAGCGCAGCCGTGATGTCCGTGGAAACCACGGTGAGATAATCCGCCGACACGGAGCTGAAGCCACcgtcctcctcaagaacgagaAGAACGTCCTACCCCTCAAGGCTCCCAAGTCCATCGCCGTGTTCGGAAACGACGCAGGCGAAGACACTCAGGGTTTCCTCAACCAGAAGAACTTTGAGTACGGAACTCTCGTCGCTGGTGGAGGTTCAGGAACTGGCCGACTCACATACCTCGTCACTCCTCTTGCTGCTATCAATGCTCGTGCCAAGAACGATGGTTCCATTGTCCAGCAGTGGTTGAACAAcaccctcatcatcaactccAACGTCACTGATCTCTGGATCCCGACGCCGCCTGAAGTCTGCCTCGTGTTCCTCAAGACCTgggccgaggaggctgctgaCCGCGAGCATCTCGACTCTGACTGGCACGGCAACGAGGTCGTCGAGTCTGTCGCCAAGTCGTgcaacaacaccatcgtCGTGACCCATTCCTCGGGCATTAACACCCTCCCCTGGGCTGACCACCCCAACGTCACAGCCATCCTGGCAGCTCACTACCCAGGACAGGAATCCGGCAACTCGATCGTCGATGTGCTGTACGGAGACGTCAACCCCTCTGGCAGGCTCCCTTACACGATTGCCTACAACGGCAGCGACTACAATGCCCCACCTACCACCGGCGTGAACACTACTGGTCAATATGACTGGCAGTCCTGGTTcgatgagaagctcgagattgATTACCGTTACTTCGATGCTCACAACATTTCGGTGCGCTACGAGTTCGGCTTTGGACTTTCATACTCGACATTTGAGCTGTCCAACATCCAGGCGGAGCCTCTGGTCGACGGCATCACCTCCAAGCCCGAGGCCCAGCCCGTCCAGCCCGGTGGAAACCCAGCTCTCTGGGAGGGCGTGTACAACGTGTCCGTCGCCGTGACCAACACCGGAAGCCTGAACGGCGCAACGATTCCCCAGCTCTACGTGACCTTCCCCGAGAGCACCCCCGAGGGCACACCCCCCAAGCAGCTGAGGGGCTTCGAAAAGGTCTGGCTGGCACCCGGCCAGAGCCAGACTGTCGGATTTGAGTTGATGCGTCGTGATATCAGCTACTGGGATATCATTTCGCAGGAGTGGCTTATTCCCAGCGGAGAGTTCACCTTGAGCGTCGGCTTCAGCAGCAGGGACTTGAAGGAAGTTGCGAAGATTACGCCGGTAAATGCTTGA